TCCTTGCCGCCGCGCATCGAGCGGATCAGCGACATGACGTGCTTGGCGCTGTCGGGCCGGTTGGCCTCCAGCCATTCGCGGAACAGATCCTTGATCTCCAGCGGCAGGCGCAGCAGCACATAGCCGGCGCTGCGCGCGCCCTTGTCGTGCGCCGCTGCCAGCACCGCTTCCATCTCGCTGTCGTTCAGGGCCGGGATCACCGGCGCGAACATCACCGCGGTGGGGATGCCGGCCTCCGACAGGCCCTTGATCGCGTCGAGGCGGCGCTGCGGCGTGCCGGCCCGCGGCTCCATCACCCGCGCCAAGCCGCGGTCGAGCGTGGTGACCGACAGCGCGACCTTGGCGAGGCCGTCGCGCGCCATCTCCGACAGGATGTCGACGTCGCGCAGCACCAGCGGCGACTTGGTCACGATCCCGACCGGATGGCGGAAATCGCGCAGCACTTCGAGCACCGAGCGCATGATGCGCATCTTCTTCTCGATCGGCTGATAGGGATCGGTGTTGGTGCCGATGGCGATCACCTTGGGGACATAGCCCGGCGCCGACAATTCCCGCGCCAGAAGCTCGGCCGCATTGGGCTTGGCGAACAGCCGGGATTCGAAATCGGCGCCGGGCGACATGCCGAGATAGGCATGGGTCGGCCGTGCGAAGCAGTAGATGCAGCCATGCTCGCAGCCGCGATAGGGATTGATCGACTGGTCGAAGGAGATGTCCGGCGATTTGTTGCGCGCGATGATGCTGCGGCTGGCGTCGCGGATGACCTCGGTGCGCAGGGGCGGCGGCGCCCCGTCCTCGGCCCGCCAGCCATCGTCCCATCCGTCGTCGACGAGAACGCGCGCCTGAGTCTCATAGCGCCCCACCGCATTGGAAAGCGCCCCCCGGCCCCGAAGGAGCCGCCTGTCAGCCGTGATGTCTAGGACCGTCGTCATGGTGATAAGAATATAGTGCGCGATATAGAACAAAGCAAGTACAAATTTGATCGATAGCCGCGGCCTGCGTGCTATTGCGTACACAGCGGAACCGACGTGCTATGGTGCGGCGCGGTGGGCGTCGCGGCCCGTGCGGGCCGGGCGCAGACCGAGACGTTCGACGGGGATGGCTTTCGCTTCGCGAGCCTCCGGTCTTCTAGAAAGGGGTGGCCATGGCTGCCCAATCGCCTGATACGGCCGTTGCCCTCAACCTCGCCCTGGCGGTCGTGGCGGCCTCCGCTGCGCCGGTCCTGCTGCTCGACGGCGACCTCAAGATTGTCGCGGCCAGTGCCTCTTTCTGCGCGGCCTTTCACGTCGATCCGGCGGTCGCAACCGGACATACCGTGGCGGAGCTGGGCGCCGGCGAATGGGGCATGCCGCAGCTGACGTCCTTGCTGACCGCGACCGCAATGGGCTTTGCCGCCATCGACGGATACGAGATGGACCTGGTGCGCGACGACCATGAAACCCGGCGCCTCGTCCTGAGCGCCACCAAACTCAGCTATGCCGGCGACGGCGAGGTCCGGATCGTGCTGTCGGTCTCGGACGTGACGGATGCGCGCATCGCCGAGCGGCTCAAGGAGGACCTGCTGCGCGAAAAGGACGTGCTGCTCAAGGAGCTCCATCACCGGGTCGCCAACAGTCTCCAGATCATCGCCAGCGTGCTGATGCAGAGCGCCCGCAAGGTGCAGTCGGAGGAGACGCGAAGCCATCTCTACGACGCCCATCAAAGGGTGATGTCGGTGGCGGCGCTGCAGCAGCAGCTCGCGGCCTCGCGGCTGGGCGATGTCGAGCTGCGTCCCTATTTCAAGGCATTGTGCGCCAGCATCGGCGCCTCGATGATCCCCGATCACAGCCGTCTCGCGCTGCTGGTTACCTCGGACGACAGCATCACCACCGCCGACACCTCGGTCAGCCTGGGCCTCATCGTCACCGAGCTGGTGATCAACGCGCTCAAACACGCCTTTCCCGGCAATCGCGACGGACAGATCCTGGTCGACTATCATGCGCGCGGGCCCAATTGGACGCTGTCGGTCGCCGACAACGGTATCGGCATGCCCGAGAATCCCGAGAGCGCGAAGCCCGGCCTGGGCACAAGCATCGTCCAGGCGCTGGCCAAGCAGCTCAGTGCGCATGTCGGCATCGCCGATGCGAAGCCCGGGACCAAGGTGTCGATCGTGCACAGCTATGTCCCCGTGCTGGTCGGGCAGTCCGCGTCGCGGTCGCTCTGACCGTCTGGGGTCCGGACTCGATTGAATGGAAAAAAGGTCGTCATGGGCGCCTCAAGGACGCCCATGACGGCAGGGGATCAAGGCTCCGATCGAGTCCAGACCCTACGGCGCGAACAGCGCGAGCAGAGGCTTGTCGTCGCGATCCACGGGGCGCGCCAATTCTTCCAGCACCTTGCGGGCCCAGCGGATCGCGTCCTGCCGAGAATAGTGATCGTCCCTGGTGTGCCGCCCGAGATCGCGGCGATCGGTCTTGTCGTCGCTCGCGATGTAGCGGCAGCCGCCGCGGACGACCGTGCGCTTCAGGTCGGCGACGAAGCGCTCATAGATCGCGGGATCGACGAACAGGTCGCCGGGCTGCGGCGGGCCGACCCAGATGCAGGCGCTGCCCAGCGCCCGGATCGCCGCCATCAGGCGGTCGGCGTCGCGCAGCTTCTCCGCGCGGTTGCCGATGATCATGTTGAGTCCGAGGACGAGGAGCGTGACGCGGCGTTCGGCGCCGAGCTCGTCATAGAGCCGGGCCAGCGGCGGGATGCTGCCGCCCATGAAATGGCGGCATGCGGACAGCGCGCGGCCGTCGTCGCAGGCCCAGGCGCCGCAATCGATGCGGGCGTAGTCGCGGCTGGTCCAGTCGTTCGCGCCGGCGCCGCATTTGGCGAAGATGCTCACCTTGAGCGGCGCGCCCGACACCGGATCGCGCAGCGCGCGCAAGGCGTCGTACAGCGTGCCGCCGAACGGGCCTTCGCTGTTGGAATCGCCCAGGATCAGGATGCCCGCGCGCCCCTGCGTGCCGGCGGATGCGTCGCCGAGCAGACCGGCGGCGAAGGCGAGACCGAACAGGATGCGAAGCGCGAGCCATCCTCCCCGCCGTCCAGGGAGGCCCGCCACTAGGTCAATTCCTTCGCCGCTTTGCGCTTCGCCGCCAGCGGATGCATCACGCCGGCGCCGGCCGGCCAGACGCCGGGGGCTTCCTTTACATGGCGGCAGAGCGCCTGGGCATGCGGCGACAGGGTCTCCCAAATCTCGTGCGGCATCGACTTCCAGTACTGCGCGGGATCGACCCAGGGCGCGTGGTATTCGACATTCGGCATGGCGCGGATCTCGCGCGACAGGTTCGGCGTCGCGCCGTGCCAGGCCCGGTTGTCGCGGAACACGCCCGCGCCCGCCTTGGCGCCGACCAGGGTGGAGAGCCGCATCCATTCCGGCTCGTCCGCCAGCAGCGGCGGCTTGGGCACCCGGCCATGGGTGCCGGGGATCTGGCGGATCGGGCCGTTCTCCCAGGTGAAATCGCTCATCAGGAAGTTGATCGTCACATGCGGCGGGGTGCGCTCGAGGATCAGGCTCGCCGCGGCGGGATCGAGTTCATCCGTACCCGGAATTTTGTCGAGACGGATGCCGACCCGCGCCGCCTGTTCGCGGCGCGCCGGCGTGATCTGGAAGCTGTCGCGGGTGTCGGCATGCAGGCCCTGATACTCGATCGCACCGGGCAGGCAGAGGTCGCCGCCCGCGCCGCGCACGAAGTAGTCCGCGGTGCCGAAGATCTTCGTCAGGATCGGCGTCGTGGTCGGCAGGTCGATCATCGCCGCCCAGACCGGATCGTGCAGCAGCTCCCGGCTCGCCGAGGCCGTGCCGTAGGAATAGCGGTGGGGCAGGCGCCCGGTCTCGGTGATGTATTTGCGCGTCCCCTCGCCCTTGTTCTGGAGGATCAGCCCGAGCACGCGGGCCGAAGCCTCGCGCCAGACGGCCAGGCGCGCCGGATCGAGCAGATTGTTCACGACGACGAAGCCGTCGCGAAAGAAGATGCGGGCGGCGCGCTCGACCTCATGCGGCTCGACGATCTCGACGCCGCGCAGGCCATTGTGCTGCCGCAGATGGGCGCGCAGGGCCTGGACGTCCGGGTGGTCGTAGGCGCGTCCGCCGGGCGCGCGGGGGTCGACGCGGCCGGAACCCAGTTCGGGAACGTAGGGCGCCCCATCGTCGTCGGTGGTCTCGTTCGGCGGCGTGGCCGCGCACCAGCCGGTCGGGCTTTCGCCATAGACCTTCAGATCGTCGAGTTCGCCCATTGCATCCGCCCCCAGATGTAAGTCCCGTAATATTCTTTGCCGCCAACCCGTGCGACAGGAAAGTTTTTGTCGCCGCCGCCCGGACCGGTCATAGTTGGCGCATGATAAGCGTCGTCATTCCGACACTCAATTCGCAAAGCGCGCTGCCGCGCTGCTTCGACAGCCTGATCGGCGCCACGGTGCGCGGGCTGGTGAAGGAGGTGGTGGTCGCCGATGGCGGCTCGAACGACGACACGCTGGTGATCGCGGACGCTGCCGGCTGCCATATCGCGCGGGCGGACAGCGGGCGCGCGGCTTGCTTCGCGGCCGGTGCCGCGCTGGCGCGGGGCGAGTGGCTTCTGTTCCTGCTGCCGGGAACGGCGCTCGAAGCGGGCTGGGAGAACGAGGCGGACTCGTTCATGGGCGCGGCAACCTTGGAGCGGCCGCGCGCCGCCGTCTTCGGCTTCGCGCTCGACGATTTCGAAGCCGCGGCCCGGCGGCGCGAGGCGATGGTGGCGTGGCGCTCGCGGTTGTTCGCGCTGCCTTATGCGGATCAGGGTCTGCTCATTCCGCGGCGGCTCTACCAGAAGCTGGGCGGCCATCGCCCCATCGCGATGGAAGACGCCGACCTGGTGCGCCGCATCGGCCGCGCGCGGCTGGTGCAGCTGCGCGCCAAGGCCGTCAACACGCCGGAGCGCGCGGAGAAGCGCCGCGGCGCATTGGTCGCGATGCTGCATGCGTTGCGCGTCCCCAGCTCGGTGGTCGCGAAGATCGGCTAGCGCCGAGCCATCCGTATCTTGCCGCGGCCCACAACTTTTGGGATAATCCCGCCATGAACGATATCCGCGATATCTTCAAGCTGCCGCTGGCCGAGCGCATTCAACTGGTCGAAGACCTGTGGGATAGCATCGCGGCGGATTCGGAGGGTCCACCGCTCACAGAGGCGCAAGAGGCCGAATTGAATCGGCGCTTGGCCGAGCTCGAGGCAAATCCATCGGATGTGCTGGACTGGAATGACGTTCGCGCGCGACTTTGGTCGCGCGTAAAATGACGCGCGCGTTGAATTTCAAGCGCGAAGCAGAAATTGACATCCAAGACGCATTCGACTGGTATGAGACGCGTTCCGACGGGCTCGGCACGGAGTTTTTGCGCGCCGTCGACGCGGCTCTCGGCAACATCGTGCGGAATCCCCTTGGCTACCAAATCCGGTTGGGATCCATTCGCCGCGCACCCTTGCGCAGATTTCCCTATGGCATGTTTTTTGTCGTTAGAGACGAGGACATTGTGATCACGGCGTGCCTGCACAGCAGCCGCGACCCGGCGCACTGGCAAAGGCGCAGCTAGCGCTTGTGCTCTTCCAGCCGCGGCAGGATCTCGACGAAGTTGCAGGGCTTGTGGCGGATGTCGAGCTGGGATTTCAGGATGCCGTCCCAGCCGTCCTTCACGGCGCCGGGCGAGCCGGGCAGGGCGAAGAGGTAGGTGCCGCCCGCGACGCCCGCACAGGCGCGGGATTGGACGGTCGAGGTGCCGATCTTGGCGTAGCTGATCTGATGGAAGATCGCGGCAAAGCCGTCGATCTCTTTTTCGAACACCGATTTGAAGGCCTCGACCGTCACGTCGCGCCCGGTGAGGCCCGTGCCGCCGGTGGAGATCACGACGTCGATCTGCCGGTCGGCGATCCAGTCGCGCAGCTGCGCGGCAATCAGCGCCTGGTCGTCCTTCACGATGAGGCGCGCCGCGAGGACGTGGTTCGCGTCATGGATGCGCGCGGCAAGCGTGTCGCCGGATTTGTCGTCGGCCAGGCTGCGGGTGTCCGACACGGTCATGATCGCGATGCGGACCGGGACGAAGGCGATGCTCTCGTCAATACCGGGCATCGCTCACCACGGTGCTCGCAGCGGGCTGCTGGTCGGCGGGCACCGCCGGCGGACGCGGCGCGGGCGGCTGGGCCGGGGCGCGATAGGTCGGCCAGTTGCCGGCCGCCGTCATGTCGAGGCTCGGCGTCGGCTGGCCGAGGCGGCGGCTGTAGAGCCAGTGATACATCAGCAGGCGCTTGACGTAATAGCGGGTCTCGCTGATCCGGATGCTCTCGATGAAGACCAGCGGATCGTCTTCCTTCCCGGCCCTGGCATTGATCCAGCCGGCGACGCGCATCGGGCCGGCATTGTAGGCGGCCGGCACCTGGACGAGATTTCCGCCGTAGGAATCGAGCAGATAGGCGATGTAGCGCTGGCCGATGGACATGTTGTAGGTCGGATCGTGCAGCGCCGAGACCGCGCCATTGCCGCCGAACTTCGTCGCCGTGTAGGGCATGAGCTGCATCAGGCCATGCGCGCCCGCCGGCGATACCGCATCGGCGACGAACCGGCTCTCGCAGCGGATGAAGGCGAGCACCAGCGAGGGATCGATGGTGTAGCCGCCATCGGGCTTGTAGCCCGGCACCGGGAACAGGCCGGTGAGCAGGATGCCGCGTCCCGCGGCGGTCTCGCTGGCCCGCAGCTCGATGTTCGGCACGTTCATGCGGCGGGCCAATGCCGCATAGCCCATGTCGCGGCTCCCGTCGCTGTCGCCGAAGGCGCGGTTGAGTTCGCCGGCGATGGAGGCGCGCTCCTCGCCGACCTGCGCCAGCGCCACGGCGCGATGGGCCGCCGGCACCGCCATGATCGCGGCGAAATCGGCTGCGGTGAGGACCGGATCGCGGAAGCCGTTCTGGGTGTCCTGGCCCAGCAGGCGTTCGGCGAGGATGCCGTAGAAGGTCGGCTCCTCCCGCGCCGCGGCGGTGAGCAGCGTCACCACGCGCTGCGGGTCGCCGTAGCGCAGATGCGCCCGGGCCGCCCAGAACGCGGCCTGGCTGCGCAGATAGTTCGGCACGCTGCCGGCCTGCGCCAGGGTCTCTAGACGCGCGCCGGCGTCTTCGTAATTGCCGAGACGATAGGCGGCGAAGCCCGCATACCAGTCGAGCGTCGGAACGCTCTGGCGCGCCGCGCCCTGCACGCTCATCGCGGTGTCATACGCCGCCTGGTCCTCGCCCTCGGCGAGATAGGAGGCGGCGACGCGCTGGGTGAGGCGCGCGACATCGTAGGCCGGGGCGCCATTGGCGATCGCGTCGCGCAGCGTTGCGGCCGCCTGCTCGGGCTGGTCGGCCTTGATGAAGCGCTCGATCTGCGCCTGCGCGATGCGCCCGACATCGGAGCCGAGCCCGGGATCGGACGCGTCATGCTCTTCATAGCCGCCGCCGCGGCGGCGCGCCGGGCCGGTAGGGACCGGCACGCTGGCCGTCATCACGGCGACGACGACGTGATGACGCTTGTGCACCTTCTTGGTCGCGCGCTGCACGGCGAGGCGATAGACGCGGTCGGCGATCGGTAGGTCGGCGTATTGATGCATCCAGTCGACCAGCTCGGCGAGCGTGGCATGGCCGTGCGGCGAGAGATAATGCTCGGCCAGCACATAGCCCTCCAGCGACGGGTCCTGGACCTTGGCGAAGAGATCGCGTGCATCGTCGAAACGGCCGTCGCGCTCGGCGTCGAAGATCCGGCGGTAGAGCGAGACGTCGGCGGACGACAGGATCTCCATCGGCACCGACGCCGCGGCGCCGCTGTCGGCGGGCAGCGGAAGTTCCGCCCGCGCGACACCGCACACGGCAACGGCGGCGAGGGCCAGGGTCGTCCAGGTCGCAAAACGCATATTACTATCCTGCTTCGAAGGGCCCTATGGTCGCGGCCGATTGCGCTTATTCTTTGGCGCGTGCGGGCAATCCGAGCGCGTCGAGCCTGTCGGCCACCGCCTGCAAATCACGCCAGGCCAGTTTCTTATGTGCGGGCTGCCGGAGCAAGTAGGCGGGATGCAGCGTCGGCAGGACGGGAATCATCGCAGTTCCGACGCGGTATTCGAGCCAGCGCCCCCGGAGTTTCATGATTCCCTCGTTCACCCCCAGCACATGCCGCGCCGCGACCGCGCCGAGCAGGATGAGGATCTTCGGCTGCGCCAGCTCGATATGGCGGCGCAGAAAGGGGATGCACATCGCGACTTCGCCGGGATCGGGATTGCGATTGTCCGGCGGCCGCCACGGCATCACGTTGATGATATAGGCGCTGCCGCGGTCGAGCCCGATCGCCGCCATCATGCGGTCGAGCAGTTTGCCGGCGCGGCCGACGAAGGGCAGGCCGGCCGCGTCCTCGTCGCGCCCCGGCGCTTCGCCGACGAACATGATTTGTGACGCGGGATTGCCGTCGGCGAAGACCGTGCTTTTCGCGAGCTTCTTGAGCTGGGAACCCTCGAAGGATTCGAGCGCGGCTTTCAACTCGGCCAGGGAACTCGCGCGCGCCGCGATCTCCAGCGCGGAACCGAAGCCGTCGGTCGCGAGCGGCGGCGTGTTCGCAGGCGTGAGCGCGGCGAGGGGGCGCTTGCCTTCCGCCGGCGCGGGTCTGGCCGCAGGCGCCGCCCGACGTTGCTGCGCTGTGTCGACCTCCTGCCTCGGGGAAGGTGGCGCAGGCCGCGTGACGAAGCGATCGACGGGCGTCTCCACGATGGCTTCGTCGGCGCCAGCCTGGAGGAGCCAGTCGAGGGCGGCGAGAGGGGCGAGGTCGGAGGACGGCATTGGATCAGGATAACATGTGGTGCTCGCAGGGTAGCGGCTCTTTTCCGTCCTCGCGAGCCCGGGAGGAGGGCGAAGCATGGCGGCAATGACGTCGGTTGACCGCGGAATCCCAGCGCCCCATAACCGGTTTACAGGGAATTAGCGGAACTTCGAGTCATGGCCGAGCCAGAGCCCATTCAGCGCGAGAGCATGGAATACGACGTCGTCATCGTCGGCGGCGGGCCGGCCGGCCTCGCGAGCGCGATTCGGCTCAAGCAGATCAACCCCGACATCACCGTCTGCCTGCTCGAGAAGGGCTCGGAGATCGGCGCGCACATCCTGTCGGGCGCGGTGATCGACCCGGTCGGCCTCAACGCGCTGATCCCGGACTGGAAGGAAAAGGGTGCGCCGCTCGATACGCCGGTGAGCGACGACCGCTTCTACATCCTCGGACCGGCGGGCTCGATCCGCATCCCGGATTTCATCTTCCCGCCCTTCATGTCGAACCACGGCAACTACATCGCCAGCCTGTCGAACCTCACCAAATGGCTGGGGGCGCAGGCCGAGGCGCTGGGCGTCGAGATCTATCCGGGCTTTCCGGCGG
The nucleotide sequence above comes from Rhizomicrobium sp.. Encoded proteins:
- a CDS encoding PA0069 family radical SAM protein — translated: MTTVLDITADRRLLRGRGALSNAVGRYETQARVLVDDGWDDGWRAEDGAPPPLRTEVIRDASRSIIARNKSPDISFDQSINPYRGCEHGCIYCFARPTHAYLGMSPGADFESRLFAKPNAAELLARELSAPGYVPKVIAIGTNTDPYQPIEKKMRIMRSVLEVLRDFRHPVGIVTKSPLVLRDVDILSEMARDGLAKVALSVTTLDRGLARVMEPRAGTPQRRLDAIKGLSEAGIPTAVMFAPVIPALNDSEMEAVLAAAHDKGARSAGYVLLRLPLEIKDLFREWLEANRPDSAKHVMSLIRSMRGGKDYDANWNTRMKGTGPYAEMIGRRFHMAVKRIGLNQEVRSLTTAKFRKPPKTGDQLSLFDAPNASRAAR
- a CDS encoding sensor histidine kinase, whose translation is MAAQSPDTAVALNLALAVVAASAAPVLLLDGDLKIVAASASFCAAFHVDPAVATGHTVAELGAGEWGMPQLTSLLTATAMGFAAIDGYEMDLVRDDHETRRLVLSATKLSYAGDGEVRIVLSVSDVTDARIAERLKEDLLREKDVLLKELHHRVANSLQIIASVLMQSARKVQSEETRSHLYDAHQRVMSVAALQQQLAASRLGDVELRPYFKALCASIGASMIPDHSRLALLVTSDDSITTADTSVSLGLIVTELVINALKHAFPGNRDGQILVDYHARGPNWTLSVADNGIGMPENPESAKPGLGTSIVQALAKQLSAHVGIADAKPGTKVSIVHSYVPVLVGQSASRSL
- a CDS encoding phytanoyl-CoA dioxygenase family protein, producing the protein MGELDDLKVYGESPTGWCAATPPNETTDDDGAPYVPELGSGRVDPRAPGGRAYDHPDVQALRAHLRQHNGLRGVEIVEPHEVERAARIFFRDGFVVVNNLLDPARLAVWREASARVLGLILQNKGEGTRKYITETGRLPHRYSYGTASASRELLHDPVWAAMIDLPTTTPILTKIFGTADYFVRGAGGDLCLPGAIEYQGLHADTRDSFQITPARREQAARVGIRLDKIPGTDELDPAAASLILERTPPHVTINFLMSDFTWENGPIRQIPGTHGRVPKPPLLADEPEWMRLSTLVGAKAGAGVFRDNRAWHGATPNLSREIRAMPNVEYHAPWVDPAQYWKSMPHEIWETLSPHAQALCRHVKEAPGVWPAGAGVMHPLAAKRKAAKELT
- a CDS encoding glycosyltransferase, which encodes MISVVIPTLNSQSALPRCFDSLIGATVRGLVKEVVVADGGSNDDTLVIADAAGCHIARADSGRAACFAAGAALARGEWLLFLLPGTALEAGWENEADSFMGAATLERPRAAVFGFALDDFEAAARRREAMVAWRSRLFALPYADQGLLIPRRLYQKLGGHRPIAMEDADLVRRIGRARLVQLRAKAVNTPERAEKRRGALVAMLHALRVPSSVVAKIG
- a CDS encoding addiction module protein, whose translation is MNDIRDIFKLPLAERIQLVEDLWDSIAADSEGPPLTEAQEAELNRRLAELEANPSDVLDWNDVRARLWSRVK
- a CDS encoding type II toxin-antitoxin system RelE/ParE family toxin translates to MTRALNFKREAEIDIQDAFDWYETRSDGLGTEFLRAVDAALGNIVRNPLGYQIRLGSIRRAPLRRFPYGMFFVVRDEDIVITACLHSSRDPAHWQRRS
- the moaB gene encoding molybdenum cofactor biosynthesis protein B, producing MPGIDESIAFVPVRIAIMTVSDTRSLADDKSGDTLAARIHDANHVLAARLIVKDDQALIAAQLRDWIADRQIDVVISTGGTGLTGRDVTVEAFKSVFEKEIDGFAAIFHQISYAKIGTSTVQSRACAGVAGGTYLFALPGSPGAVKDGWDGILKSQLDIRHKPCNFVEILPRLEEHKR
- a CDS encoding lytic transglycosylase domain-containing protein, which produces MRFATWTTLALAAVAVCGVARAELPLPADSGAAASVPMEILSSADVSLYRRIFDAERDGRFDDARDLFAKVQDPSLEGYVLAEHYLSPHGHATLAELVDWMHQYADLPIADRVYRLAVQRATKKVHKRHHVVVAVMTASVPVPTGPARRRGGGYEEHDASDPGLGSDVGRIAQAQIERFIKADQPEQAAATLRDAIANGAPAYDVARLTQRVAASYLAEGEDQAAYDTAMSVQGAARQSVPTLDWYAGFAAYRLGNYEDAGARLETLAQAGSVPNYLRSQAAFWAARAHLRYGDPQRVVTLLTAAAREEPTFYGILAERLLGQDTQNGFRDPVLTAADFAAIMAVPAAHRAVALAQVGEERASIAGELNRAFGDSDGSRDMGYAALARRMNVPNIELRASETAAGRGILLTGLFPVPGYKPDGGYTIDPSLVLAFIRCESRFVADAVSPAGAHGLMQLMPYTATKFGGNGAVSALHDPTYNMSIGQRYIAYLLDSYGGNLVQVPAAYNAGPMRVAGWINARAGKEDDPLVFIESIRISETRYYVKRLLMYHWLYSRRLGQPTPSLDMTAAGNWPTYRAPAQPPAPRPPAVPADQQPAASTVVSDARY
- a CDS encoding uracil-DNA glycosylase gives rise to the protein MPSSDLAPLAALDWLLQAGADEAIVETPVDRFVTRPAPPSPRQEVDTAQQRRAAPAARPAPAEGKRPLAALTPANTPPLATDGFGSALEIAARASSLAELKAALESFEGSQLKKLAKSTVFADGNPASQIMFVGEAPGRDEDAAGLPFVGRAGKLLDRMMAAIGLDRGSAYIINVMPWRPPDNRNPDPGEVAMCIPFLRRHIELAQPKILILLGAVAARHVLGVNEGIMKLRGRWLEYRVGTAMIPVLPTLHPAYLLRQPAHKKLAWRDLQAVADRLDALGLPARAKE